In Choristoneura fumiferana chromosome 27, NRCan_CFum_1, whole genome shotgun sequence, the sequence CAATTTAACTTTTAGGTGCAAGTCGGTCTAAACCAGttaaattaagtatataaaattgaATAAGAACAATAACACATATAATAACACGACAAGCGTAAACGcgtcgtgttttgtttttataaaattcaccTGTGCATGgagtcctgggttcgattcccaactcAAGTAACCTACCTAAACCCATATTACGATTTAAACCGGGCTCAAATCCAATTACttactttaataatataacttgagttgggaatcgaacccaggtctccATGCTACGAGTGCatttcataaaaacaaacatgaaagctaactcaattaggtacttacctgtGCAAAAATCTTATTGACTTCTTTGTTGTGATCCTGAGATGATCTACTTACTATTACTATTTCGTTGATTTTTGCAAACGCTATACTTACAAAAACACAATGATAcaacatacaaaatacaaaaaccaaaCTAGAAACAAAACGGTAACGTCCAATATCCAAACTAAAGGGGACTCCCCGCACTGATCGTATTTCGGCCTGTTTTTAGACTAGACCCTACCTAAATTTTTAGGTGCCATTTTAACGTATATTTATACAAATCATAAATGGGCTGTATTATGATCAATAAAATGTAACTGCCACAATAACGTATATCGTACTACGTCGTTTTGGTCATTAATTATACTTACTAAGTGTAAGAAAATATGTGCCAAAAAGACGTAAATAAATATTCGTTGTTTTGGCTAttaaaagtttatatgaaaCTGGAATATTATTAACAATACAACATCCAGGTTGACGCATAAACTTTTACGTCGTTATGGTTCCTGTAGAATTATGAATCTTTCAAGCTGTATTCTACTACAAAGAATAATGTTTTGGTTGATACGTTGTTGTGGCCctaaaaaattgcaaaattacTACAAGTAATTTAATGGATTTCAAAATACGTTTAGCTGGTTCTATTGAAATTGCTTTTTATGTCATTTCGTTTTTTTGGAACTAGTGAAATATCAACTGTACGATTACGTCCTTTTGGCAGTTCATGCAGGACCACCTTTAGAacagttttatgaaaaaaaaacgattttcgaattttttgATGTTACGTTCATCTGGCTTTTACACCGcgaattaaactttaaactataataaaaattataataaataaaagttattttcaaaagttgtagaactaaattagctcaagatcagacagcggagtctcagtaatagggttccgttggcaccctttagatacggaaccctaaaaatttaagGTTATATTACCATTGTCATTAAGCGTGATGCTTGGCTAATTAAtatctaaattatttaaatgttcgAGTAAGAAGTCTAAAGTTCAAGCAGCATAATGCGAATAACTTAATACCTACgaagaattaattataataggtCAATTAACCTCTTTAGACCCCCCTCTTAGACCTCTTTAGACCTCTTtaggtttttaagttttttaggGTTAATACCCTAAATGAATATTTGTCTGTGCATGGTACAGGCGAATTTAAAGAGaggtaaacaaaataataaataaattaattaataaatatgggctatgattggttattaaccaatcataatttgattgcttagtagcgacatctcttgtctgggtgagcggttggttccgaaagaatgtgacgtctctcgatgagagcgaaacatagacgtcgctagtgctgctgcataagtggcgtagtagaaataagcaacctgagatatgtatgcataggaaaaattcatgtctaaattcctgtccaacggtggtgtaggggttatagcacgcagcacggattgctgaggacctgggttcgattcccagcgctggtctctttttctggtttttctgtgcatccatgtcttagtttgtattttttaaatatgggcTGTTCCATATGTAAAGAGacaaaattgaaatgaaaatatttaatgaaaaaatataattaagtgcTAGTATTTACATTAAGTCCAATCAAGAATATAatcatatttgttattttatattaaatttgctAGTGCAATGCCTTTATAACCAATTTTTCTAAGGTTAATTGCGGCTCGCCTCATTACAGCTTTCCCTGACCTAGTTGCCACAATTTTAGCCAATCTAGTCCATCGATTTTTAAATGCAGACAATAATTTGGGTTTTTccgtttgttttttatattctcGTTTGAATAAAGACCAAAAATTTTGAATTCCACGAGCTTGGGGAACATTTAGGgcgttattattttttagtataaAATCTATCCCCGCAGCCTCTAAATGTTGGGTGACTTCCGTGGCGTAGTGGCATGACGCCATATCCGGCCAGAATATAATTTCTTCCCTATGGTAATATTTATCAGTGAAGGGAATCAATCGCTTTATTATACATTCTCTCAGGTAAATGCGTCGTTCATAGAGCCTGTGCAAATATATGGTTCAGACGTATTACCACTTCGGTCTATGGCTTGccaatcataaatcatttatttgcataaaaacatggtacatattttgtggtaagaaagaaagagagtttCACATGTTTTTGTCACTATGTGACGTACAAATTCTAGTTTAAAATTAaggttaagtatattttaatcttaataacatttaattaatctaattattTAAGTTAAACTGTAAGtagatacaattttattattatgttctagaTAAATAGCTAACTACGTAAAAATTATATTGTGTATGTCAAAATAGTagaataataaagaataaatataacagacaataatttcaaaattatacaatacaatccaAACGacgtatttattgaaaaatttgcCTTTggtatgatttttttgtgaatattctACAGCATCCCGATTGTTCGCGTGGTAGTATTGCTTCCCAGGAACATCCATTGGGTCCACGGGCACGGGCATAGGTCTCGTCATCAATTATAAGGActtttttcagtgttttttcatacactcttCGGCATCCTCTTTTAGCTCGCACTTCCTGGTCTTTAATATATTTAGGAGCAGATAATTTCGCAAACGCTTTAAGCTGTAGGTCGTGTGTTTTCATTCGAGCTATACTTGACTTccatattttcaatttatccgCAGCAACTCTAACAGATATCGAGGGATTCcgtttataaacttttttttacctttacGTTTTCTTTCGggaatgtttttataaatatgtccATGCGTTTcttcaaaataaagaaaatatcagacagacaggcagacagacatggcgaaactataagggttcctagttgactacggaactctaaaaatgactttctgccaactttcttgcggtgcattctttttggcaatgatggtctttctgaaagcgctggtagtttaaaaaatgacatgtaaaagtgcccattgcggcctatttccTGAAtaattgatttgaatttgataaaCAGTAGATATTTtcagactgatgatgatgatgaacttcgATCTTCCGTATTTAAACAGGCTGTCCAGTGCCAGCGCTGTAGTTGCACTGATAACTTATTTCTTCGATATAAAGTAGTTCTTCTGACTCCCTCTGGAGAAAAATGACGAATCGTGTCCCTCTTTCCATGACATtcataaaattgaataaatctTTTTGCAAATACTTCGTGTTCAGCTCTCTTcattattaaaactttaaaaatactttcGAAATTCCCGCTTAATCTGACAGATATAACCTACCCCTATGATCTTACCTACGGCTGCTATGACagatatttttcttaaaaaaataaaaatcttttcaaccagttcgaaatttgaaatttgtctCTTTACTTCTGGGACAGCCTTTATCATGGGACACCAccaagaaaaaacattcgtattattaattcatacaaatatctgccttgGCCGGCTCGGCTcggattttttttgtgtatattcggtaggtctgagaataggacgtaaactatttttcattctTCTTCGCGGACGGAGCCGCGGACAACGGtgagtataaaatatatattcgtgcaaaactaCAGCTACTGATAatctctgagcaaagccacggacgaacagaagaagaagaagatgatgatgaagattgatttatttgccaacatgaacaatacaggataggcacacagaatacaaataaacaataaactaataaaaaatgtgtttgccagtcccttgcactgtgtggcaaaagtaacaggctcagcttatgctgcgcttgctcagaagctgccagcgctggttttcagcctgcccCCGTTGACTCAGGCTagctagacagacagacagacagacatggtcaAACCAAAGTCTAAAGAACTTtctacattttcttacactgcgGCGTCACCAACCCCACCAGTATGGTAGGCACCTCAAGGCGCTGCCTACCCTGAAGTGGACATAATATTGACACTAAACCTATATTGATCTAAACAagtagcttttacccgcggcttcgcaggcgtaaactattcaatctggtaggtagttagaattaaaattccgggatgttatgaaattcccctgggaattctcAAATTTTTTATCGTTGTCTTCATTGAGACAACTGCCCAAAATTTTAAGACTAAacccaacggttgttatttcgagattttatccctttcctgaaggaatatcgggatacaagtagcctatgtattattccagaggtccagctacctccgtaccaaatttcatggctctaagcccagcggttgattgaagtattctatgttttaatccaggttataaaatattttttgccaaatttcatccaaatccgtccagcagttTCAGGTGAATAagatcactcactcactcactcacatactttcgcatttacgtATAATATAATAGGATAGTATATAAGTAATCGTAGGATTAAAATTGCAAGTTACATGTTTATATAAATTGTATTTCCTTTTAACTTAGTTTCTGCACCGGCATCCTCCAAGCTGCGCCAGGGTCAGCCCAGAGGTGGAGACAGCGTTGTTTCCACTGGGATTCCCAGACTCCTGCACTATCACAATGTCACCATTCCCGCAGCCGTAGTCCACAGACGCAGACCCTGAGGTAGGCAGGATACCTTCCAGAGACACGGCGCTCAGGAAAGGCATCGAGCCAGTTACTTGGACCTGGCCTTCCATTCCTAGTTCAGCGAGGACAGAGACACCATCGGTCGAGAGGGGGCCGTAGCAGGTGACAGTGAGAGGACCTCCGGTAGTTGCTGTGGCGGTTTTGGAGAAGCCGTAGTAGGAGTTGCTGTTAGAGTTGGAACAACTGGATGATAGTGAGGTCTGACGGCATCCGCAGTTCTGGGCTGATATAGACTGGAAAAAAAACGAATAggttagtaatttttttgaaacaggctttactttgcggaggtccatatcaccTAAATCTGGCAGCATCGTGAGCGGGTGTtgttctgaggatgaactctgattgagttcacAACGCGTCAGTGTtctgtggtggtggtgatatgtTTCATAGATCGTAAGGTTGCGCATGCGCAAAGTAATTGTCTTTACTTAGCTCATTTAAAAGGATTATttcttatacatttttattagcaaTTATAACGCTGGCAAAACCGTAATTAAAACTTTAGTTCTGTAGGCCGCAAAGGGTTCTTTTACACTTTTACTACTACACTAGTGTTTTGTGCTTTCGAAAAGACCACCATTGCCAAGAGAATacaccgcaagaaacttggcagaaagtaattttttcgaaacaaaatatacattataaacaaaattactggcacctgaggtattccatcttaggcctctaggttggcaacgcatctgcaatacccctggcgttgcagatgtttatgagcggtggtgatctcttaccatcaggagacccacttgctcgtttgccatccagaacATTTATCATGAACTACTCGTATGTAATAATTTTGCtcaccttatgatagctacatctTTGCAACAAATATTAATCATACAACGTTTCCACCaccgcactgtaagaacacacactaaCCCCAACCCAACTATTACCGCCACaaaacactgacgcgtttcgaactcaacctgaGTTCATCCTCACCTGAGAATCAACTATCatttaaagcagcgtttctaccagagatgtgcgtggatgtgttacgaggaatatgtttttcattaaccaataaaaacgcttcatttgcctcgCCTCTGTTGTTTCCACCACAGATGTGCTGttcgaggatgtgtaaatgaagcgtttctattggttgatgaaaaacacatccctggCAACACATCCTCTCTCATAATTGGTAGAAACACtgcttaaggtcgcgggtgactcgggtgagcgaagtaattattaatagtttattgatattatGTGTATATGAAAGCTACTTCGGGATATATATCGGGTTATAAAGTAGTCGATTGTGTTATTCTTGAGATCTATCTACACACAaacgctcacaaactttcacagtTAAAATATTAGTAAGTTTACCTGCATGATAACAGCCTGGAGGCAGACAACGAAGAAAATTTTTGCAACCATATTGATTTTCTAGTTCAAAAACTGTTTCCCGAATAATACTATTTTATATAGTAACACCGTTTTTATAATGCTTTCATTGCTTAAAGTATTATCGGGCATTATTTCGTCGCTACTTACTTAAGTTTCAATGATAAAGTACATATATATTTCTTCAAAGCCTTCCATTTTTGTTAAGCAATGACGTCGGTTGAAGTATGTGGATATTTTGGCGAAACTGTACGACTTATTTTTGCATCCATgaaacaaggtgttaattaactgaaaccagaaagtagttcgctcagaatcgagagtagaatcaataacagtatgttttaaattaggttgtgtttgtgtttttaaatcgcTTTTTTATTGCGCCCAGTCTAAGAGTTACGACTGcatagtattaaaaattaaatgcaatcaacctgacttaaaattaaagaaatttatttttagggtgtctgaggttttcagtttttaattaatacctcggtaaaataataaatttgtcgGAAAAACTAATCGCGtatctggcgaccaaagagcaggctttttcttcgccaaaagactgagcctcgcagtgcaacgaggcaacgccgccagcgtcttgggtacaatgccccgcgctgcgctgcctttggaagatGAAGCCcgttttatgtgtttttatttttatgtaaagtcaaagtcaaagtcaaaatatttttattcaatttaggctataacaagcacatattttgcaggtggtaggaccttgtgcaaggtccgcccggattgctaccaccatcttgctcgctaatcctgccgtgaagcagcagtgcttgcactgttgtgtttcggcgtggagagtaagacagccggtgaaattactggcacgtgaggcatcccatcttaggcctctagttggcaacgcgtctgcaatacccctagtgttgcagatgtttatgggcggtggtgatctcttaccatcaggagacccatttgctcgttttacatccagtcaaataaaaaaaaaaaaaatatgaatgtcaaaaaaaaactaccaccggttcggaaaaacttctgttgagaagaatgaggcaagaaactcaacgaggtatatttttaaacagatttacaatattattaaatgatatctatacatcacaaatatttaacacaactttattttaacacagtaggttcgctatgtAATAAGTttcgtttgtaatattttttggaattttattataaaaaaacgtatgcaaacgactttttggttttagccagtaaAAATTATTGTTTGATAATGATAACCTCCACTGCAGGTCACAAAAGCCCTTTTAGAGTGCCACTATGAATGACAACTTGTCACTTGCATCGACTGATCGCAACCCTCGCGACGCCGTCAGTCCACCTAAAGGGAGACCattaacgcttcgtcttccggttcgtggtacTCGAGGAttttctctcccaacggttatcgtTCCTCGAGCGAtgtgaatagaatagaatagaatctATTTATTGTCAAACTGTGGCCCGCCCATGCCACTtcaactctctctctctccagAAAGATCAGAAGCTCTCTCCATTCTTTACCAAACACCACAATAGTAAACCATACAAAACCAGGTACACCTACACATGGagagaaaattaaaaggtaagTAATAGGCGCATATTGACTGAAAATCAGAATCTTTTGGCACAATGTTTCTTTTATCCTCTTTTTTCCTGTTCACCTTATTTACCAAGGTTATATGaggttttctaattttttttagttataatctttattgtttgttgtgctgaattttggtaaatacatttatcctttctttctttctttcagtagCTAGACGATTCATACATGAAAGCATTTCAAGCTAAATAATAATGTAGAACCTATCCCcatgacctatcgcctctcaagcagagggtcgtgggttcaaaccccggctcgcacctctgagtttttcgaaattcatgtgcggaattacatttgatatttgccacgagctttgcggtgaaggaaaacatcgtgaggaaacctgcacaaatctgcgaagcaattcaatggtgcgtgtgaagttcccaatccgcactgggcccgcgtgggaactatggcccaagccctcttgttctgagaggaggcctgtgcccagcagtgggacgtatataggctgggatggaataatgtagaaataaataagaatactaggtaataataatatcacgtaATTTATTATTCTGCAACCAATTGAAGGTCtggtagataaagttatgtatttCAATATGTCAAGTTCACATAATTTCTTTATAATGTCAcgttcattttgttacgtggGAACTAACGCTGCAGTCAGTATCAAAAGGATGTAAGTTCATACAAATTGTGTCACACCTCCATATTTGCAATCaaaaggttttctagcgatggttagatggtctagacatgttttatcaaaatcggttcagctgtttttgagatattgaactttgaagtgacaatgtcggggttttccaactttttgtaggtTACGTTAGTTGCTATTATGTATAGGTATGAAGTCGATCACGCAACGAGTTCGCCGCGACTGATATGTGTATATAAAACACGCTTATACATAACTCGCAAGTGTAATAAAGTTTGGGGCCCTAGATGACAgacttatttctttattttattctgcttcagaggccatagatacagaatatataatagtactaacgtacagaatggccacgctccgccccgcaccggttcgagttaccccacccctcaagattgcaggaaaaccgcaggaaaacAGTCGGGAAAGActacagcaaggctactacgaaaaaaaaaagtaaaaaaagtaatttttaatacaagcttttttgctgttttttttactgtacttgcattgtctttTAAAATACGTATATCAATCCTACATATACAATAAATTCGaatgtttgtgagtgagtgagtatgtttgttactccttcacgagAAAACTggctggaataaaacatagaggctactttttatcccgatattcccacgggatagggataaaatctcgaaataacaaccgctgggcttagagtcatgaaaacgACATGATTGTCTTTAATGTAACGTTAATGAAAACCATAATTTAAGTTTCGGGAATACCcacgggatttttaaaaatccctaaattttaattcagctgctggatctaatgatatACGTCTGCGCAGCCGCAGGTACACAATAGTAAATTATATGTTTGTTAATAAAACCTTATAAAATTAATCGCattattatttaacattaaatttctcaaaattaacattatttcttgatttttctccaatataatgtaaattcaccacctgctaaaatttattccttacttctccatctattccattgtaaaggttgcctggaagagatcgctctgaagcgataaggccgcctattactTACCTCAGAAAAATCTctgtgtatatgtcggcggccgatcgtataatccgccagatcacgaaattcctaggcatatcacgaaatggcgccatttcatgatttggctaagggacattcgccatatcgttaaaaactcaccgtttaacgatttgcctagtgacgtttaggcagatcatgaaattcctaggcatatgaTGAATCGCCGCcgtatcggttctggcacttcgccggccgctgccgcgggacgctcgcttcgctcgctcggctcgtgcgttgtagTCAAAATTCATACTacctaaccactcctcgcttcgctcgtcgtacctaaattttactttttttcggCACATCACGATCTGCCCGGTATACTacctaaccactcctcgcttcgctcgtcgtacctaaattttactttttttcggCACATCACGAtctgcccggtataaagctaggaatatcgacgaatgcgtttctctaatcgatctgccgtattgtttctcaggcacatcgtgatatgcctaggaattttatgatctgGCGGTTTTAACTATCGGCTGCCGACAtacatacctgtgttttctCTCAAGTAGCTAACTTATCCCTTGcaaaaggtcctaccacctgcaaaattaaagttcaacagtcgggacccattaggtaagaatttttgagagtcacgatttaaatgggtcccgactgttgaactttaattttgcaggtggtaggaccttgtgcaaggtccgcccggattactaccaccatcttgctcgctaatcctgccgtgaaacagcagtgcttgtactgttgtgtttcggcgtggagagtaagacagccagtgaaattactggcacttgaggtattccattttaggcctctacgttggcaacgcatctgcaatccccctggtgttgcaggtgtctatgggcggtggtgatctcttatcatcaggagacccacttgctcgtttgccatccagttgaataaaaaaaaatatttaacagcaATTTAGGGAGTcgagtttttgatttttttaatttattgttttatttcacacttttctgtgaaaatggtatattaaaacggttataacctgtatatttttagaatgggctcattattagctttcatttgataccccactcgataggtttgaatcaaaatcattttttggaaacttacaatttggcgccaaaaatccgccattttgattttttaagaatttcatacccagtgtcactcgcgtcattaagacgaatccaatgacgtatcattgatcaaaatcggttcagccgttgagtagttacgagaggacatagaaatagacatacatacatacatacgcgtcaagcACATAActctccttcttcgcagtcgggtaaaattacCTACATGTCCAATTTTTGATGATCTGACCCTACTGGGCATTACCTcttttaaggggctacccgag encodes:
- the LOC141443488 gene encoding chorion class B protein PC10-like, with protein sequence MVAKIFFVVCLQAVIMQSISAQNCGCRQTSLSSSCSNSNSNSYYGFSKTATATTGGPLTVTCYGPLSTDGVSVLAELGMEGQVQVTGSMPFLSAVSLEGILPTSGSASVDYGCGNGDIVIVQESGNPSGNNAVSTSGLTLAQLGGCRCRN